From a single Solanum dulcamara chromosome 4, daSolDulc1.2, whole genome shotgun sequence genomic region:
- the LOC129886554 gene encoding ATP-dependent helicase BRM — translation MQSGGGAQQGGVAGAGGHGRNTAASASASPSSSSSASHMGLDQQKLHQQHQRQSLQQQFLRRPEGNEAILAFQTGSPHGILGGGNFVGPSGSMQLPQQSRRYIEQHGSPTIREDGQNRSQGFEQQMLNPVQQAYLQYAYQAAQQKSALGMQHQQQMKMGMFGPSAKDQDPRIANMKMQELVAMQAANQAQASSSKISSEQHFSRSEKQSDQGQQLMTDQRPDPKLPSQPTLLGQTVATKPMQAPPSQQSMANMTSNSLSMAAQMQAMQALAYERNLDLSLPANANIMAQLIPIMQSRMIAQQKVPENNVHVQSSSGHMPKQQVSSPQVANDSSPHAHSSSDLSGSSSAKTRQAVTTGPLAASHSVASINNPNNIPQQQFSAHGRENNLPPRQPIMVSSGLPPMHYPQSSVNPNQGVDNTSLPKPSSNSQETLQTQYARQLSRPSPHSAASSPDGNLGNSLMFQGGNVRQVQPQHLGFSRQQLHVLKAQILAFRRIKKGDGTLPRELLQAIIPPPLDVQMQQTFPPGGTVNQEKPSGKGSEDNRRPTEPSEKGPQLVVPSNGLNGSEEEVTREENTAAATAPVPGSTTETKETASVVLPGKEEQRIMVHASKSDQDADRAIQNIPSRGDIAPDRGKTVASQVTGSDTTQAKKPMQSSATQQKDTGPARKYHGPLFDFPSFTRKHDGFGPSMMMNNNNNLTLGYDIKDLLMEEGSEIHKRKREESIKKIGDILAINLERKRIRPDLVLRLQIEEKKLRLAGVQARMRDEIDQQQQEIMAMPDRHYRKFVRLCERQRQDLSRQVQASQRANREKQLKSIFQWRKKFLESHWAIRDARTARNRGVAKYHERMLREFSKKKDDNRNERMEALKNNDVERYREMLLEQQTNVPGDGAERYAVLSSFLSQTEEYLHKLGGKITATKKQQEVDEAANAAAVAARAQGLSEEEVRAAAACAREEVMIRNRFSEMNAPRDGSSVNKYYHLAHAVNERVIKQPSMLRAGTLRDYQLVGLQWMLSLYNNKLNGILADEMGLGKTVQVMALIAYLMEFKQNYGPHLIIVPNAVLVNWKSEFLNWLPSASCIFYVGGKDQRSKLFSQEVLAMKFNVLVTTYEFIMYDRSKLSKVDWKYIIIDEAQRMKDRESVLARDLDRYRCQRRLLLTGTPLQNDLKELWSLLNLLLPEVFDNRKAFHDWFSKPFQKEGPTHNADDDWLETEKKVIVIHRLHQILEPFMLRRRVEDVEGSLPPKVSVVLRCRMSGFQSAVYDWIKSTGTLRVDPEDEKRRAEKNPNYQPKTYKVLNNRCMELRKTCNHPLLNYPYLNVTKDFLVKSCGKLWVLDRILIKLQRTGHRVLLFSTMTKLLDILEEHLQWRRLVYRRIDGTTSLEDRESAIVDFNSPDTDCFIFLLSIRAAGRGLNLQTADTVIIYDPDPNPKNEEQAVARAHRIGQKREVKVIYMEAVVDKIASHQKEDEYRGGVVDSDDDLAGKDRYMGSIESLIRNNIQQYKIDMADEVINAGRFDQRTTHEERRLTLETLLHDEERYQETLHDVPSLQEVNRMIARSEEEIEQFDQMDEECDWEEEMTRYDQVPKWLRATSKDVNTAIANLAKKPSKNVLFSSGVGVDSSGLAPESEKRRGRPKGKKVPIYTELDDDNGEFSEASSGERNGYSAHEEGEIGEFEDDEFSGAVGATPVNKDQSEEDGPPFADRYEYHQGPLGAIKTRVPEQVGSSGSSSDNQRPTQIVSSSVSSQQKFGSLSALDARPSSRAKRMADELEEGEIAVSGDSHVDLQQSGSWIQDRDEGEEEQVLQPKIKRKRSLRVRPRHAAERPEETLIEKPAVHRGDSSQMAFQGDRRYDLQLRNDRGHKVHADPSGPKNSQNDASFKSKRSIPSRKSSSNSVKMHGSGKPDKVSRLSPDDGFEPTRESWDNKLMNASGTYSGGTKMSEVIQRKCKTVITKLQKKIEKGGHQIIPLLHGLWKRIGSSGCMGGSEDSPFGLQTIDLRVDESEYSGVLEFVSDVQLMLKRAVQYFGFSHEVRSEARKVHDLFFDILKIEFPETDFREARNSISFAGPAASTTPGASSRLMTVGQNKRHKLINEMEPDSSPLLKPQTRGTLHAGEDAKSKSHVAQRETRFGGSSSRELSQKDDSRPFTHPGELVICKKKRKDREKLGLKPGSSSAGPVSPPGVSCSIRSPGSLPTAKEGGRLNQQPPQQLNGSGSSSSVGWANPVKRLRSDSSRRRQSHL, via the exons ttcttctgcCTCTCATATGGGGTTGGATCAGCAGAAGCTGCATCAACAACACCAACGGCAG TCATTACAACAACAGTTCCTTAGAAGGCCTGAAGGAAACGAAGCTATTCTGGCCTTCCAGACTGGCAGTCCCCATGGAATTTTAGGTGGGGGTAATTTTGTTGGACCTTCTGGATCCATGCAGTTGCCTCAACAGTCGAGGAGGTATATTGAACAGCATGGTTCTCCCACCATTCGAGAGGATGGACAGAACAGGAGCCAGGGCTTTGAGCAACAGATGTTGAATCCTGTCCAACAGGCATACCTGCAGTACGCTTACCAGGCAGCGCAACAGAAGTCAGCTCTTGGGATGCAACATCAGCAGCAAATGAAAATGGGAATGTTTGGCCCTTCTGCGAAGGACCAAGATCCTAGAATTGCTAATATGAAAATGCAGGAACTTGTTGCCATGCAGGCAGCGAACCAGGCCCAAGCATCATCATCAAAGATATCCTCAGAGCAACATTTCTCTCGTAGTGAGAAACAATCAGACCAGGGGCAGCAGTTGATGACCGATCAGAGACCAGACCCAAAGCTTCCTTCCCAGCCAACATTGCTTGGCCAAACGGTAGCTACGAAGCCCATGCAGGCTCCACCATCTCAACAAAGCATGGCGAACATGACGAGTAACTCTCTTTCTATGGCTGCACAGATGCAAGCAATGCAGGCTCTGGCTTATGAACGTAATCTTGATCTGTCACTACCCGCAAATGCTAACATTATGGCACAGCTAATTCCGATCATGCAGTCCAGAATGATTGCCCAGCAGAAAGTGCCTGAAAACAATGTGCATGTTCAATCGTCATCAGGTCATATGCCAAAGCAGCAAGTTTCATCACCTCAAGTTGCAAATGACAGTTCGCCCCATGCTCATTCTTCAAGTGATTTGTCGGGGTCAAGTTCTGCTAAAACAAGGCAGGCTGTTACAACCGGTCCTCTCGCTGCGTCTCATAGCGTAGCTTCAATTAATAACCCAAATAATATTCCTCAGCAGCAGTTTTCTGCTCATGGCAGAGAGAACAATTTGCCTCCTAGACAACCAATTATGGTTAGCAGTGGATTACCTCCTATGCATTACCCCCAGTCATCTGTAAACCCAAACCAGGGTGTGGATAACACCTCGCTGCCTAAACCCTCCTCAAATTCCCAAGAAACCTTGCAGACGCAGTATGCCAGGCAGTTGAGTCGACCTTCACCACATTCTGCAGCTTCTTCTCCAGATGGGAACTTGGGGAATTCCCTTATGTTTCAAGGTGGAAATGTCCGTCAGGTGCAACCACAACATCTGGGGTTCAGTAGGCAGCAACTTCATGTTCTTAAAGCCCAAATACTTGCATTTAGACGTATAAAG AAAGGAGATGGGACATTACCACGTGAATTACTCCAAGCTATTATTCCGCCACCTCTGGACGTGCAAATGCAGCAAACATTTCCTCCTGGTGGTACAGTAAATCAGGAGAAACCATCAGGAAAAGGTTCAGAAGATAACAGAAGACCCACGGAACCAAGTGAGAAGGGTCCTCAGCTTGTAGTACCATCTAATGGACTGAATGGTTCAGAGGAGGAGGTCACAAGAGAGGAGAACACAGCTGCCGCAACCGCACCTGTGCCAGGTAGCACAACTGAGACAAAGGAGACTGCATCAGTGGTTCTTCCTGGAAAAGAGGAGCAGCGAATCATGGTACATGCTAGTAAATCTGACCAGGATGCTGATCGTGCTATTCAGAATATTCCTAGCAGAGGTGATATTGCACCAGATAGGGGTAAAACTGTTGCATCACAAGTTACTGGTTCTGATACTACTCAGGCGAAAAAACCTATGCAGTCTAGTGCTACTCAACAAAAAGATACAGGCCCAGCTCGGAAGTATCATGGACCATTATTTGATTTTCCTTCCTTCACTCGAAAGCATGATGGTTTTGGACCATCCATGATgatgaacaacaacaataatttaaCATTGGGTTATGATATCAAGGATCTTCTAATGGAGGAAGGCTCAGAAATTCACAAGAGAAAAAGGGAGGAAAGTATAAAGAAGATTGGTGATATACTAGCTATTAATTTAGAGAGGAAAAGGATTAGACCAGATCTTGTTCTAAGATTGCAAatagaagaaaagaaactcCGACTTGCTGGTGTACAGGCACGCATGAGGGATGAGATTGACCAACAGCAGCAGGAAATAATGGCAATGCCTGATAGGCATTACCGAAAATTTGTAAGGCTATGCGAGCGTCAACGTCAGGATCTATCTAGGCAAGTGCAGGCCTCCCAGAGAGCTAACAGAGAAAAACaattaaaatctatttttcaaTGGCGTAAGAAGTTTCTTGAGTCTCACTGGGCAATACGTGATGCTCGAACTGCACGCAACAGGGGAGTAGCTAAGTATCATGAGAGGATGTTGAGGGAGTTCTCAAAGAAAAAGGATGATAACCGGAATGAAAGAATGGAGGCGTTGAAGAATAATGATGTTGAGAGATACAGGGAGATGTTGCTAGAGCAGCAGACCAACGTCCCTGGTGATGGTGCTGAGAGATATGCTGTTCTTTCATCATTTTTGAGTCAGACAGAAGAGTATCTTCATAAATTGGGAGGTAAAATTACAGCGACAAAAAAACAACAGGAGGTTGACGAGGCTGCAAATGCTGCTGCAGTTGCTGCACGTGCACAG GGCCTATCTGAAGAAGAAGTAAGAGCTGCAGCAGCCTGTGCTCGGGAGGAAGTCATGATAAGGAATCGTTTCTCTGAAATGAATGCACCCAGAGATGGTTCATCAGTTAACAA GTATTATCATCTAGCCCATGCTGTGAATGAAAGGGTTATCAAGCAGCCTTCCATGTTAAGAGCTGGAACTTTGCGAGACTATCAGCTT GTTGGGTTGCAGTGGATGCTTTCTTTGTATAATAATAAGCTAAATGGTATATTGGCTGATGAGATGGGTCTAGGGAAGACTGTGCAG GTTATGGCATTAATTGCTTACTTGATGGAATTCAAACAAAACTATGGACCACATCTTATAATTGTGCCAAATGCAGTTCTAGTTAATTGGAAG AGTGAGTTTCTCAATTGGCTTCCATCTGCGTCCTGCATTTTCTATGTTGGTGGAAAGGATCAAAGATCGAAGTTATTTTCGCAG GAAGTTTTAGCGATGAAGTTTAATGTTCTCGTGACTACGTACGAGTTCATCATGTACGATCGTTCTAAACTTTCAAAAGTCGACTGGAAGtatataataattgatgaagcTCAACGTATGAAGGATAGAGAATCTGTTCTTGCTCGTGATCTTGACCGATATCGATGCCAAAGGCGCTTGCTTCTCACAGGGACACCATTGCAG AATGATCTGAAGGAATTATGGTCACTTCTAAATCTACTACTTCCAGAAGTATTTGATAATCGCAAAGCATTTCATGATTGGTTCTCTAAGCCCTTTCAGAAAGAAGGTCCGACTCACAATGCTGATGATGACTGGCTTGAGACTGAGAAGAAGGTCATTGTTATCCATCGACTTCACCAAATTCTTGAGCCTTTCATGCTCAGGCGTCGGGTTGAAGATGTTGAAGGTTCACTTCCGCCCAAG GTCTCAGTTGTCTTAAGGTGCAGAATGTCAGGTTTTCAGAGCGCTGTTTATGATTGGATCAAGTCTACTGGTACACTTAGAGTTGACCCTGAAGATGAGAAGCGAAGGGCTGAAAAAAATCCAAATTACCAGCCTAAAACATACAAAGTTTTAAATAATAGGTGTATGGAACTTCGGAAAACTTGCAACCATCCTTTGCTTAACTATCCATATCTCAATGTTACAAAGGACTTCCTTGTTAAATCATGTGGGAAATTGTGGGTTCTTGATCGGATATTAATTAAACTTCAAAGAACAGGGCACAGGGTGCTTCTTTTTAGTACCATGACAAAGCTGCTTGATATCTTGGAGGAGCATTTGCAGTGGCGACGACTCGTCTATAGAAGAATTGACGGGACAACAAGCTTAGAGGACCGTGAATCAGCTATTGTGGATTTTAATAGTCCAGATACTGATTGCTTTATCTTCTTGCTAAGCATTCGTGCTGCTGGGCGTGGATTAAATCTGCAAACTGCTGACACTGTCATCATCTATGATCCTGATCCAAACCCCAAAAATGAGGAACAGGCAGTTGCAAGAGCCCATCGTATTGGGCAGAAGAGAGAAGTTAAAGTCATTTATATGGAGGCAGTTGTTGACAAAATTGCAAGTCATCAGAAAGAGGATGAATACCGTGGAGGCGTAGTTGATTCTGATGATGACCTCGCAGGCAAGGACCGCTATATGGGCTCTATTGAGAGTCTCATTCGGAATAACATTCAACAGTATAAGATTGACATGGCTGATGAAGTTATAAATGCTGGGCGTTTTGATCAAAGGACTACACATGAAGAGCGACGTTTGACTTTAGAGACGTTATTACATGATGAGGAGAGATATCAGGAGACACTTCATGATGTTCCCTCTCTTCAGGAGGTAAATCGCATGATTGCTAGGAGTGAAGAAGAGATAGAACAATTTGATCAAATGGATGAAGAATGTGATTGGGAAGAGGAGATGACAAGATATGACCAGGTTCCGAAGTGGCTTCGTGCTACCAGTAAGGATGTTAATACGGCCATTGCCAATTTAGCAAAAAAGCCCTCAAAGAATGTCTTATTCAGTAGTGGTGTTGGTGTGGACTCCAGTGGATTAGCTCCTGAATCTGAGAAGAGAAGGGGGCGGCCCAAAGGTAAGAAGGTTCCTATTTACACAGAATTGGACGACGACAATGGAGAGTTCTCTGAAGCAAGTTCTGGGGAGAGGAATGGATATTCAGCCCATGAAGAAGGTGAAATTGGGGAATTCGAAGATGATGAATTTAGTGGTGCAGTTGGCGCTACACCAGTTAACAAAGACCAGTCAGAAGAAGATGGTCCCCCTTTTGCTGATAGATATGAATACCACCAAGGTCCACTAGGTGCTATAAAGACACGTGTACCTGAACAAGTGGGTTCATCAGGATCATCTTCAGACAACCAAAGGCCGACACAAATAGTATCATCGTCTGTGTCATCTCAGCAGAAGTTTGGATCCCTTTCTGCATTAGATGCCAGGCCCAGTTCTCGGGCCAAAAGGATG GCAGATGAattagaggaaggagaaatTGCAGTATCTGGAGACTCACATGTGGATCTCCAGCAATCTGGTAGTTGGATCCAAGATCGTGATGAAGGTGAAGAAGAACAGGTGTTGCAGcccaaaataaaaaggaaacgCAGTTTGAGGGTTCGACCAAGGCATGCTGCAGAAAGGCCAGAAGAGACACTCATTGAGAAGCCAGCTGTGCATCGTGGAGATTCTTCTCAGATGGCATTTCAAGGGGATCGTAGATATGATCTTCAATTGAGAAATGATCGTGGACACAAAGTGCATGCAGATCCTAGTGGTCCAAAGAATAGTCAAAATGATGCATCCTTTAAGAGTAAGCGAAGCATACCTTCAAGGAAATCATCTTCTAATTCAGTGAAGATGCATGGTTCAGGAAAACCTGATAAAGTGAGTCGCTTGTCCCCTGATGATGGTTTTGAACCCACAAGGGAAAGTTGGGATAATAAGCTCATGAATGCCAGCGGGACTTATAGTGGAGGGACTAAGATGTCTGAGGTCATTCAAAGAAAG TGCAAGACTGTCATTACCAAGCTCCAAAAGAAAATAGAGAAGGGAGGTCATCAAATAATTCCACTGCTACATGGTCTGTGGAAAAGAATTGGTAGTTCTGGTTGCATGGGTGGGTCTGAGGATAGTCCGTTTGGTTTACAGACAATTGATCTACGTGTTGATGAGTCTGAGTACAGCGGAGTGCTCGAATTTGTGTCTGATGTACAGCTGATGTTAAAACGTGCAGTACAATACTTTGGTTTCTCACATGAG GTGAGATCTGAAGCAAGGAAAGTACATGATCTTTTCTTTGACATCTTGAAGATAGAGTTTCCGGAGACTGATTTTCGAGAAGCAAGGAATTCCATCTCTTTTGCTGGACCAGCAGCTTCTACTACACCCGGTGCGTCTTCACGGCTGATGACTGTAGGTCAAAACAAGAGACACAAACTGATAAATGAAATGGAACCTGACTCTAGCCCACTGCTGAAGCCGCAGACACGTGGAACACTCCATGCCGGCGAAGATGCCAAGTCTAAGAGTCATGTGGCTCAAAGAGAAACAAGATTTGGTGGTAGCAGCAGCCGGGAGCTTAGCCAAAAGGATGATTCCCGCCCATTCACTCATCCCGGGGAGCTTGTTAtttgcaaaaagaaaagaaaagatagagAGAAGTTGGGGTTGAAACCTGGGAGTAGTTCTGCTGGTCCTGTCTCACCACCTGGTGTCAGCTGCAGTATCAGAAGTCCAGGCTCTCTCCCAACTGCGAAGGAGGGGGGAAGGCTAAACCAGCAGCCACCCCAACAGTTGAATGGCAGTGGTAGCAGCAGCTCTGTTGGCTGGGCAAACCCTGTGAAGAGATTGAGATCAGATTCCTCAAGAAGACGGCAAAGTCATTTGTGA